Proteins from one Cervus canadensis isolate Bull #8, Minnesota chromosome 25, ASM1932006v1, whole genome shotgun sequence genomic window:
- the MYF5 gene encoding myogenic factor 5, translated as MDMMDGCQFSPSEYFYDGSCIPSPEGEFGDEFEPRVAAFGAHKADLQGSDEDEHVRAPTGHHQAGHCLMWACKACKRKSTTMDRRKAATMRERRRLKKVNQAFDTLKRCTTTNPNQRLPKVEILRNAIRYIESLQELLREQVENYYSLPGQSCSEPTSPTSSCSDGMPECNSPIWSRKSSSFDSVYCPDVPNVYATDKSSLSSLDCLSSIVDRITNSEQPGLPLQDPASLSPVASTDSQPATPGASSSRLIYHVL; from the exons ATGGACATGATGGACGGCTGCCAGTTCTCGCCCTCTGAGTACTTCTACGACGGCTCCTGCATCCCATCCCCCGAGGGCGAGTTCGGGGACGAGTTTGAGCCGCGAGTGGCTGCTTTCGGGGCTCACAAGGCAGACCTGCAAGGCTCAGACGAGGACGAGCACGTGCGAGCACCCACGGGCCACCACCAGGCCGGCCACTGCCTCATGTGGGCCTGCAAAGCATGCAAGAGGAAGTCCACCACCATGGACCGGCGGAAGGCGGCCACCATGCGCGAGCGGAGACGCCTGAAGAAGGTCAACCAGGCTTTCGACACGCTCAAGCGGTGCACCACGACCAACCCTAACCAGAGGCTGCCCAAGGTGGAGATCCTCAGGAATGCCATCCGCTACATTGAGAGCCTGCAGGAGCTGCTAAGGGAACAGGTGGAAAACTACTATAGCCTGCCGGGGCAGAGCTGCTCCGAGCCCACCAGCCCCACCTCCAGCTGCTCCGATGGCATG CCTGAATGTAACAGCCCTATCTGGTCCAGAAAGAGCAGCAGTTTTGACAGCGTCTACTGTCCTGATGTACCAAATG TATATGCCACGGATAAAAGCTCCTTATCCAGCTTGGATTGTTTATCCAGCATAGTGGATCGGATCACCAACTCGGAGCAACCAGGATTGCCTCTCCAGGatccagcctctctctccccgGTTGCCAGCACCGATTCTCAGCCTGCAACTCCAGGGGCCTCTAGTTCCAGGCTCATCTATCATGTGCTATGA
- the MYF6 gene encoding myogenic factor 6 → MMMDLFETGSYFFYLDGENVTLQPLEVAEGSPLYPGSDGTLSPCQDQMPPEAGSDSSGEEHVLAPPGLQPPHCPGQCLIWACKTCKRKSAPTDRRKAATLRERRRLKKINEAFEALKRRTVANPNQRLPKVEILRSAINYIERLQDLLHRLDQQDKMQELGVDPFSYRPKQENLEGADFLRTCSSQWPSVSDHSRGLVITAKEGGTSIDSSASSSLRCLSSIVDSISSEEHKLPCVEEVVEK, encoded by the exons ATGATGATGGACCTTTTTGAAACTGGCTCCTATTTCTTCTACTTGGACGGGGAAAATGTTACCTTGCAGCCCTTGGAAGTGGCAGAGGGCTCTCCTCTGTATCCAGGGAGTGATGGTACCCTGTCCCCCTGCCAGGACCAAATGCCCCCGGAAGCCGGGAGCGACAGCAGCGGAGAGGAACATGTCCTGGCGCCCCCAGGCCTACAGCCTCCCCACTGCCCCGGCCAATGCCTGATCTGGGCTTGCAAGACCTGCAAGAGAAAATCTGCCCCCACCGACCGGCGGAAGGCCGCCACCCTGCGCGAGAGGCGGCGGCTCAAGAAAATCAACGAGGCCTTCGAGGCACTGAAGCGACGGACTGTGGCCAACCCCAACCAGAGGCTGCCCAAGGTGGAGATTCTGCGGAGCGCCATTAACTACATCGAGCGGTTGCAGGACCTGCTGCACCGGCTGGATCAGCAGGATAAAATGCAGGAGTTAGGGGTGGACCCCTTCAGCTACAGACCCAAGCAAGAAAAT CTTGAGGGTGCGGATTTCCTGCGCACCTGCAGCTCCCAGTGGCCAAGTGTTTCGGATCATTCCAGGGGGCTCGTGATAACCGCCAAGGAAG GAGGGACAAGCATTGATTCATCGGCCTCGAGTAGCCTTCGATGCCTCTCTTCCATCGTGGACAGCATTTCCTCGGAGGAACACAAACTCCCCTGCGTGGAGGAGGTGGTGGAGAAGTAA